Proteins encoded by one window of Phycisphaeraceae bacterium:
- a CDS encoding OsmC family protein: MTTATTSLFNGLDVEALQAAISGVAAEQSAGQLGFAVRTQWLGGTKAQSSVDQWTIAGEQRPRGFTIHADEPAELCGTNTAPNPQELLMAAVNSCIMVGLVVECCRRGITLRSVSLETSGTLNLAGFFGLDATVKPGYEEVAVAVTIDAAAPEADIRAACEAALSRSPNRWNLAMPIAVKPSLTIAGC; the protein is encoded by the coding sequence ATGACCACCGCAACCACCAGTCTTTTCAACGGCCTCGATGTCGAAGCTCTGCAGGCCGCCATTTCCGGCGTCGCCGCCGAGCAGTCCGCCGGGCAGCTCGGCTTTGCCGTCCGCACCCAATGGCTCGGGGGCACCAAAGCCCAGAGCAGCGTGGACCAGTGGACGATCGCCGGCGAGCAGCGTCCTCGTGGCTTTACGATCCACGCCGACGAACCGGCCGAACTGTGCGGCACCAACACAGCGCCCAACCCGCAGGAACTGCTGATGGCCGCTGTCAACTCGTGCATCATGGTCGGGCTGGTCGTCGAGTGCTGCCGCCGCGGCATCACCCTTCGCAGCGTGAGTCTGGAGACCAGCGGTACGCTCAATCTTGCGGGCTTCTTCGGGCTCGACGCGACCGTCAAGCCGGGCTACGAAGAGGTCGCCGTCGCGGTCACGATCGATGCCGCCGCGCCCGAGGCCGACATCCGCGCAGCCTGCGAGGCGGCTCTGTCGCGCAGCCCCAACCGCTGGAACCTGGCCATGCCCATCGCCGTCAAACCGAGCCTGACCATCGCGGGCTGCTGA
- a CDS encoding amidophosphoribosyltransferase, whose translation MFASDSAPKEKCGVIGIWNHPQAAHLTYLGLYAQQHRGQESAGIAVSNGQKLTAHTGMGLVSDVFDGATITRLSAFGGAGAIGHNRYSTSGGSLSCNAQPLLESFIDGQVAVAHNGNLVNADALRARFSEEGHLFHTTSDTEVVIHLLAHPEQRLSADPLAATLRRLQGAFSLVLLFADRIEAARDPWGWRPLVLGKMPSGQPVVASETVALVVMGATFVREIEPGEIVTLDDTGVSSRRFAPPAERRAMCVFEHVYFANPASDVFGQNVLTAREAMGAKLAEEAPVPADFVMPMPDSGRSAANGYARASGLPYREGIVPNRYVGRTFIKPTDEERKSAVRLKLNVVSEIVKGRRLVLVDDSIVRGTTTREKMAQLREAGAAEIHLRISCPPIRHPCYFGVDFATREQLIAHRRSIEDIRAFLNVDSLHFLSLEGLLSVMKHEPQHYCAACYTGEYPIDIEHPMTESVVEKEQLEMFG comes from the coding sequence ATGTTCGCCTCCGACTCGGCACCCAAGGAAAAGTGCGGAGTCATCGGAATCTGGAATCATCCGCAAGCGGCCCATCTGACCTATCTGGGGCTCTACGCACAACAGCACCGCGGGCAGGAATCGGCCGGGATCGCCGTTTCGAACGGGCAGAAACTGACTGCGCATACCGGCATGGGTCTGGTTTCGGACGTCTTTGATGGAGCGACGATTACCCGCTTGTCGGCTTTTGGCGGAGCGGGAGCCATCGGGCACAATCGGTATTCGACCTCGGGCGGATCGCTCTCATGCAACGCCCAGCCGCTACTCGAATCGTTCATCGATGGACAAGTAGCGGTGGCGCACAATGGGAATCTGGTGAATGCTGACGCGCTCCGCGCACGCTTCAGCGAAGAAGGGCATCTGTTTCATACCACCAGCGATACAGAAGTCGTCATCCATCTGCTGGCTCACCCGGAGCAGCGGTTGTCAGCCGACCCGCTTGCGGCCACGCTTCGCAGGCTTCAAGGCGCGTTCAGTCTGGTCCTGCTCTTTGCAGATCGGATCGAAGCAGCCCGGGACCCCTGGGGATGGAGGCCTCTGGTCCTTGGCAAGATGCCCAGCGGGCAACCTGTCGTTGCGAGCGAAACTGTCGCGCTTGTGGTAATGGGTGCGACGTTTGTTCGCGAGATCGAGCCTGGTGAGATTGTGACGCTTGATGACACCGGGGTGAGCAGTCGCCGGTTTGCACCGCCAGCCGAACGCCGCGCGATGTGCGTCTTCGAGCATGTGTACTTTGCGAATCCCGCGAGCGATGTCTTCGGGCAGAACGTGCTGACGGCGCGCGAGGCGATGGGTGCCAAACTTGCTGAAGAAGCACCCGTTCCGGCGGACTTTGTCATGCCCATGCCCGACTCGGGTCGATCGGCGGCCAATGGTTACGCCCGTGCCAGCGGGCTGCCGTATCGCGAAGGCATCGTCCCCAATCGCTATGTGGGACGCACTTTCATTAAGCCGACCGATGAGGAGCGCAAGTCGGCGGTGCGGCTGAAACTTAATGTCGTTTCGGAAATCGTCAAGGGTCGTCGACTTGTGCTGGTCGATGATTCGATCGTGCGCGGCACGACGACGCGAGAAAAGATGGCCCAGCTCCGCGAGGCGGGCGCGGCTGAGATTCACTTGCGCATTTCCTGCCCGCCGATTCGCCATCCGTGCTACTTCGGCGTCGACTTCGCGACACGCGAGCAACTCATCGCACATCGTCGCAGCATCGAAGACATCCGCGCCTTTCTCAACGTCGATTCGCTGCACTTCCTCAGTCTCGAAGGGTTGCTCAGTGTCATGAAGCACGAGCCACAGCACTATTGTGCTGCCTGCTACACCGGGGAGTACCCGATCGACATCGAGCACCCGATGACGGAATCGGTCGTCGAGAAAGAACAACTCGAGATGTTCGGCTGA
- a CDS encoding aminotransferase class V-fold PLP-dependent enzyme, whose amino-acid sequence MVKDFVYLDNAATSWPKPPCVSRAMVEFLETSAGNPGRGGHMLARAASATIEQARALLAELINAECDSRVVLTHGCTDAVNLAIHGIFRGAMCQSCGGLPHVVASAIEHNAVLRTLHGYEEDGLITLDLIHCGTDGLIDPGEFLAACGEKTVLACLSHASNVLGTIQDVRAIGSGLRERAPRALFLVDAAQTAGHIPIDVQGCCIDLLAIAGHKGLLGPTGTGALYVGCRAYPDDCAQPHLFCERRGGTGAMAPGLDMPATLPDALEAGTMNAVGFAGLIASMNEIHLLDHDRERMHIATIVDGLGSMKSVTLYGLRTAAGRTPSIAFNVGSLAARAVAAQLDSEFNIAVRGGVHCAPMLHQIIGTGERGAVRVSPSMFNTDQDVERFLRGVDAVATSV is encoded by the coding sequence ATGGTGAAGGATTTTGTCTATCTTGATAACGCTGCGACGAGTTGGCCCAAGCCGCCATGCGTGTCGCGCGCGATGGTCGAGTTCCTCGAAACCAGTGCAGGAAACCCCGGGCGCGGCGGACACATGCTCGCGCGAGCCGCTTCGGCGACGATTGAGCAGGCGCGAGCACTCCTTGCCGAACTCATCAATGCCGAGTGTGACTCGCGTGTTGTGCTCACGCACGGCTGCACTGATGCGGTCAATCTTGCGATTCATGGCATCTTTCGCGGGGCGATGTGCCAGTCGTGCGGGGGGCTGCCGCATGTCGTTGCATCAGCGATCGAACATAACGCAGTGCTGCGCACGCTGCATGGATATGAAGAGGACGGCCTGATAACGCTCGATCTCATTCATTGCGGCACGGACGGCCTGATCGACCCGGGCGAGTTTCTGGCGGCTTGCGGCGAGAAAACTGTGCTGGCGTGCCTGTCGCACGCTTCGAACGTTCTCGGCACGATTCAGGATGTGCGTGCAATCGGGAGCGGTCTTCGAGAGCGGGCACCACGGGCGTTGTTTCTGGTTGACGCGGCCCAGACGGCTGGACATATTCCGATCGATGTGCAAGGCTGCTGTATCGACCTGCTTGCGATCGCAGGGCACAAAGGTTTGCTCGGCCCGACGGGGACCGGGGCGTTGTATGTTGGTTGCCGGGCGTATCCGGATGATTGCGCCCAGCCGCACCTGTTCTGCGAGCGTCGTGGCGGCACCGGAGCGATGGCCCCGGGGCTTGACATGCCCGCGACTCTGCCCGATGCGCTTGAGGCGGGCACGATGAACGCGGTGGGTTTTGCCGGTCTCATCGCGTCGATGAATGAGATTCACTTGCTCGATCACGATCGAGAACGAATGCACATTGCGACGATCGTTGATGGGCTTGGGTCGATGAAGAGCGTGACGCTCTATGGGCTGCGAACGGCTGCCGGCCGCACGCCCTCGATTGCGTTCAATGTTGGCAGTCTGGCGGCTCGCGCGGTCGCGGCACAACTCGACAGCGAGTTTAATATCGCGGTGCGTGGCGGTGTGCACTGCGCGCCCATGCTGCATCAGATCATCGGGACCGGAGAACGCGGGGCGGTGCGTGTCAGCCCGAGCATGTTCAATACCGATCAGGATGTTGAGCGGTTCCTGCGGGGTGTTGATGCCGTCGCAACGAGCGTATGA
- a CDS encoding isoprenylcysteine carboxylmethyltransferase family protein: protein MSSTTLTTEPSAAPEPAAAGTAQRIAVGVYGIVAYALFFAVFLYLIAFVGGVLVPRHTGSGTAAPLALAIPVNIALVLLFGVQHAIMARPRFKAWITRFIPAAAERSTFVIAASLCLVALFAFWQPMPGPVWEFEHPVMRGLLWAAFGFGWALVLGSSFVISHFDLFGLRQSVLHMLSRTYEHIGFAVVGPYRLVRHPLMLGFLIAFWSAPTMSAGRLLFAAAMTAYILVGVSMEERDLIRTFGEHYRQYRRHVPSIIPNPLRRWKGL from the coding sequence ATGTCCAGCACCACACTCACAACCGAACCATCCGCCGCGCCCGAGCCCGCCGCCGCCGGCACCGCCCAGCGCATCGCTGTGGGGGTGTACGGCATCGTCGCCTACGCCCTGTTCTTCGCGGTGTTCCTGTACCTGATCGCGTTCGTCGGCGGCGTGTTGGTGCCCAGGCACACCGGCTCGGGCACGGCCGCGCCGCTGGCTCTTGCGATTCCGGTCAACATCGCTCTGGTCCTGCTCTTTGGCGTGCAGCACGCGATCATGGCCCGCCCGCGCTTCAAGGCGTGGATCACGCGCTTCATCCCCGCTGCGGCCGAGCGCAGCACGTTCGTCATCGCGGCGAGCCTGTGCCTGGTGGCCCTGTTCGCCTTCTGGCAGCCGATGCCCGGGCCGGTCTGGGAGTTCGAGCATCCGGTCATGCGCGGGCTGCTGTGGGCGGCCTTCGGCTTCGGGTGGGCGCTGGTGCTGGGCTCGTCGTTCGTGATCTCGCACTTTGATCTCTTCGGCCTGCGGCAGTCGGTGCTGCACATGCTCTCGCGGACCTATGAACACATCGGGTTTGCGGTGGTCGGGCCGTACCGGCTCGTCCGCCACCCGCTGATGCTCGGGTTTCTCATCGCCTTCTGGTCGGCCCCGACCATGAGCGCGGGTCGCCTGCTCTTTGCTGCAGCGATGACGGCCTACATCCTCGTGGGCGTGAGCATGGAGGAGCGCGACCTGATCAGAACCTTCGGAGAACACTACAGGCAGTACCGTCGCCACGTGCCGTCGATCATCCCCAACCCTCTGCGCCGGTGGAAAGGGCTCTGA
- the rpsD gene encoding 30S ribosomal protein S4: MARYTGPKVRLSRRVGSPIADTPKHTSKRQLITPGMHGFRGRRLRDYGIRLQEKQKLRYQYHVMEKQFRRMVDEAKRRPGNSGEVLLQLLERRLDNVVRRSGVARTIWAARQIVAHGHVLVNGRKTDRPSFQVKVGDVISFKKGIEKLCRENMESMAGHEVPGWIDFNPSELRVRIISLPTSDQVPFDVNTNLIIEFYR, translated from the coding sequence ATGGCTCGATACACAGGTCCGAAGGTCCGTTTGTCTCGTCGCGTCGGTTCGCCGATTGCCGACACTCCCAAGCACACCAGCAAGCGCCAGTTGATCACGCCCGGCATGCACGGGTTTCGTGGTCGTCGTCTGCGTGACTATGGCATCCGCCTTCAGGAAAAGCAAAAACTGCGGTATCAATACCACGTGATGGAGAAGCAGTTCCGCCGCATGGTCGATGAGGCCAAACGCCGCCCCGGCAACTCGGGTGAGGTTCTGCTCCAGCTGCTCGAAAGGCGTCTGGATAACGTGGTGCGTCGCTCGGGCGTTGCTCGCACGATCTGGGCAGCCCGGCAGATCGTCGCGCACGGGCATGTGCTGGTCAATGGCCGCAAGACCGACCGCCCATCATTCCAGGTCAAAGTCGGGGACGTGATCTCCTTCAAGAAGGGCATCGAGAAACTCTGTCGTGAAAACATGGAGTCGATGGCCGGCCACGAAGTTCCGGGTTGGATCGACTTCAATCCTTCGGAATTGCGTGTTCGAATCATTTCTCTTCCCACTTCGGATCAGGTTCCGTTCGATGTGAACACGAATCTCATCATCGAATTTTATCGTTGA
- a CDS encoding alanine:cation symporter family protein produces MEHFWTLLDSINGVIWADWVLYVVLGVGVLFTIWSGFSQFRALTHGSAVIRGKYDDKNDPGAINHFQALSAALSATVGLGNIAGVAVAVALGGPGAVFWMWVVGLLGMAIKTTEVTLSMLYRDTSDPDNPHGGPMFVAKKAFKERGLGLLGTTVGGVFVVTLLISTITGGNMFQSWSVGVITEQYFQIPSIVTGIVLAVLVGMVIIGGIKRIGAVAGRIVPLMCGLYVLAALVVVIMNFTAIPGLLKLIVVEAFTPSSAEGAFLGGTAGYALLWGMKRALFSSEAGQGSSPIAHSAAKTDEPVREGIVAGLEPFIDTIIVCTLTAMVILSTGAWNRGPEAILVAPFNVVAVEGQSDTWTIETAVLGQANWLPRKEAEARRIAGEWRTGDKVFVVVHADVNKNTGLNLHRVEGAVTVGEGPEETQVVWKTFKTNPGTVPTPASEGTSVYVDYPGPNLTGHAFDRAIPGLGKWLVTLAAWLFAISTMISWSYYGEKGIVYLFGSGEAITLAYKVIYCLAIVVAAAGFIKTDAELDSLTALGTGVMLWANIPIMLIFGSLTMKAYHAYVARLKSGEIDRTAHKPASIADVIEGRDVE; encoded by the coding sequence ATGGAACACTTCTGGACACTGCTCGACTCGATCAATGGCGTCATCTGGGCCGACTGGGTGCTGTATGTGGTGCTCGGCGTGGGCGTGCTGTTCACGATCTGGAGCGGATTCAGCCAGTTCAGAGCGCTCACGCACGGCTCGGCCGTGATTCGAGGCAAGTACGACGACAAGAACGACCCGGGCGCAATCAATCACTTCCAGGCATTGTCGGCCGCACTCTCGGCGACCGTCGGACTGGGCAATATCGCAGGCGTCGCCGTGGCTGTCGCGCTGGGCGGGCCCGGAGCGGTGTTCTGGATGTGGGTCGTCGGCCTGCTGGGCATGGCCATCAAGACCACCGAAGTCACGCTCTCGATGCTCTACCGCGATACCAGCGACCCCGACAACCCCCACGGCGGACCGATGTTCGTCGCCAAGAAAGCATTCAAGGAACGCGGGCTGGGCTTGCTCGGCACCACCGTCGGCGGCGTGTTCGTCGTGACGCTGCTGATCTCGACCATCACGGGCGGGAACATGTTCCAGTCGTGGAGCGTGGGGGTCATCACCGAACAGTACTTCCAGATCCCGTCGATCGTGACGGGCATTGTGCTGGCTGTGCTTGTCGGCATGGTCATCATCGGCGGCATCAAACGCATCGGCGCTGTTGCAGGACGCATCGTTCCGCTCATGTGCGGGCTGTATGTGCTTGCGGCGCTCGTGGTGGTGATCATGAACTTCACGGCCATCCCTGGCCTGCTCAAACTCATTGTTGTCGAAGCCTTCACGCCTTCGAGTGCCGAAGGAGCGTTCCTCGGCGGGACAGCGGGCTACGCCCTGCTGTGGGGCATGAAGCGGGCACTGTTTTCGTCCGAAGCCGGTCAGGGCTCGAGCCCCATTGCCCACTCGGCCGCCAAGACTGATGAGCCTGTGCGCGAAGGGATCGTGGCGGGTCTGGAGCCTTTCATCGACACCATCATAGTGTGCACACTGACGGCCATGGTCATCCTCTCGACGGGAGCCTGGAACCGCGGACCGGAGGCCATCCTCGTCGCTCCGTTCAACGTCGTCGCGGTCGAGGGCCAGAGCGACACATGGACCATCGAGACCGCTGTGCTTGGTCAGGCCAACTGGCTACCACGCAAGGAAGCCGAAGCCCGACGCATCGCTGGCGAATGGCGCACCGGCGACAAGGTTTTCGTTGTGGTGCATGCTGATGTGAACAAGAACACCGGACTCAACCTTCACCGCGTGGAGGGGGCTGTTACCGTCGGCGAAGGTCCGGAAGAAACTCAAGTAGTGTGGAAAACGTTCAAGACCAACCCCGGAACCGTCCCTACACCCGCTAGCGAGGGCACCTCGGTGTATGTTGACTATCCGGGTCCGAACCTGACTGGGCATGCCTTCGATCGCGCCATTCCCGGGCTTGGCAAGTGGCTCGTGACTCTTGCAGCATGGCTCTTTGCGATCTCCACCATGATCTCATGGTCGTACTACGGCGAGAAGGGCATCGTGTATCTCTTCGGTTCCGGTGAAGCCATCACGCTCGCGTATAAGGTCATCTACTGCCTCGCGATTGTCGTGGCGGCAGCAGGTTTCATCAAGACCGACGCCGAACTCGATTCGCTCACGGCGCTGGGCACGGGCGTCATGCTCTGGGCCAACATCCCGATCATGCTGATCTTCGGCTCACTGACAATGAAGGCGTATCACGCGTACGTTGCTCGCCTCAAGAGCGGCGAAATCGACCGGACGGCGCACAAGCCGGCTTCGATTGCGGACGTCATCGAAGGCCGCGACGTCGAATAA
- a CDS encoding sigma-70 family RNA polymerase sigma factor has translation MHQSRADITALLAAGPADPDAQARLLAAVYDQLRLIARSRMAGERKGHTLDATGLVHEAFVRLLGGAEIDWQDRAHFYRTAAQTMQRILVDHARARGAEKRGGGRVRLPASIVELAADDDPHAVLMLDDAIGALAREDERAAEIVRLRFYAGLGVEAVADLLGVSDRTIKRQWSYARARLYQLLSGDDSDAPA, from the coding sequence ATGCACCAGAGCCGAGCCGACATCACGGCCCTGCTGGCGGCCGGCCCCGCCGACCCCGACGCCCAGGCCCGGTTGCTCGCCGCCGTGTACGACCAGTTGCGCCTCATCGCCCGCAGCCGCATGGCCGGCGAACGAAAAGGCCACACCCTCGACGCCACCGGGCTGGTCCACGAAGCCTTCGTGCGCCTGCTCGGCGGGGCCGAGATCGACTGGCAGGACCGGGCACACTTTTACCGTACCGCCGCCCAGACCATGCAGCGCATTCTCGTCGATCACGCGCGGGCGCGCGGGGCCGAGAAGCGCGGCGGAGGCCGCGTGCGGCTCCCGGCGAGCATCGTCGAACTCGCGGCCGACGACGACCCGCACGCAGTGCTCATGCTCGATGACGCGATCGGGGCGCTCGCGCGCGAGGACGAACGCGCCGCGGAGATCGTGCGCCTGCGCTTTTATGCCGGGCTCGGCGTCGAGGCCGTGGCCGACCTGCTGGGCGTCAGCGATCGCACCATCAAGCGGCAGTGGTCCTATGCGCGGGCCCGGCTCTATCAACTCCTGAGCGGAGACGACAGCGATGCACCCGCCTGA
- a CDS encoding tetratricopeptide repeat protein, with protein sequence MHPPEARDIFMEAVELEGDARQQYIAQACAASLTLRRAVEALLLAHDQASGFLGDATMPTRLTFGAGAFGNVDEELAEGTMLGPYRIERALGEGGFGIVYRAEQVSPIQRTVAIKVVRPGMDSGAVVRRFEAERQTLAMMNHAAIARIFDAGATASGRPYFVMEFVEGEPISTFCDRRRLTLDERLALFERVCGAVAHAHQKGVIHRDLKPGNILVTDDDGAFSPRVIDFGIAKAVAGASPAVAAAGDITQPRQLLGTPLYMAPEQASGGEIDTRTDVYALGVVLYELLCGLPPFERNRLDAASIFSLMHIICQEDPPRPSARFMALGNMGDAIAQARDSDTLRLWRDLSGDIDHLVMKAIAKDPADRYATVDALAADVRRFLAGAPLDAGPPTLRYRLGKLIRRRKIETAAIALAVLALVGLAGAAVYVAIEQRAQATRLAEQTLRSDAAADFARSVLSSVDPARARGADTTLLREILDDAATRVITELADNPDAAIDMLTTLGVAHARLGDLPKALTLLRNAFDRATAHAGPIAAVTLEAGAHLAGALTESARYDEAIDLFAIVLDGHITTHGPDAGPTESAQLNLATALGRGGYPDRAAAVLARLHTQRKARLGPDHDDTQTAANNLAIMLSDMGDDAGAAELLAQVLEAQKRTIGVDHPRAMTTAHNLAAAYSDIDRLDDAITLLTTTITHKSAVFGDEHPSTLSSISALAGLLSRQGQHAEAEAMFRRALAASEASPNDPRRAGLLNGMAGALSRQDRHDEAEPFARQAAELMRSLAGPDHPHTLQVTANYVRLLLRLSRLDEARALAIDTHARALERLGPVHPIRVELCIALAIASAGLGEADQAATLLREAIEACNADGSTAAAAQRDRLAAALDDIENP encoded by the coding sequence ATGCACCCGCCTGAAGCACGAGACATTTTCATGGAGGCGGTCGAACTCGAAGGCGACGCGCGTCAGCAGTACATCGCCCAGGCCTGCGCTGCGTCGCTCACGCTGAGGCGGGCCGTCGAAGCGCTGCTGCTGGCTCATGACCAGGCCTCGGGCTTTCTCGGCGACGCCACCATGCCCACGCGCCTGACCTTCGGAGCGGGTGCGTTTGGCAACGTGGATGAGGAACTGGCCGAGGGGACGATGCTCGGGCCGTACCGCATCGAACGCGCGCTGGGCGAGGGCGGTTTCGGGATCGTGTACCGGGCCGAGCAGGTCAGTCCCATTCAAAGAACCGTCGCGATCAAGGTCGTGCGGCCGGGCATGGACTCGGGCGCGGTGGTGCGGCGTTTCGAGGCCGAGCGGCAGACGCTGGCGATGATGAACCACGCAGCCATCGCGCGCATCTTCGACGCAGGGGCCACCGCCAGCGGCAGACCGTACTTCGTGATGGAGTTCGTCGAAGGCGAGCCCATCAGCACGTTCTGCGACAGGCGAAGGCTGACGCTCGACGAGCGCTTAGCCCTGTTCGAGCGTGTCTGCGGCGCAGTTGCCCACGCTCATCAGAAGGGCGTCATTCACCGCGACCTCAAGCCGGGGAACATTCTCGTAACCGACGATGACGGCGCGTTCAGTCCTCGCGTGATCGACTTCGGCATCGCCAAGGCCGTCGCGGGAGCCTCTCCGGCTGTCGCGGCCGCGGGCGATATCACCCAGCCACGCCAGTTGCTCGGCACGCCGCTGTACATGGCCCCCGAGCAGGCCTCGGGCGGCGAGATCGACACCCGCACCGATGTCTACGCGCTGGGCGTTGTTCTGTATGAACTGCTGTGCGGGCTGCCGCCGTTCGAGCGCAACAGGCTCGACGCGGCGTCGATCTTCAGCCTCATGCACATCATCTGCCAAGAAGACCCCCCGCGCCCCTCGGCACGGTTCATGGCCCTGGGCAACATGGGCGACGCGATCGCGCAAGCGCGCGACAGCGACACGCTGCGGCTGTGGCGCGACCTGAGCGGCGACATCGACCATCTGGTCATGAAAGCCATCGCCAAGGATCCGGCCGATCGCTACGCGACCGTCGATGCCCTCGCGGCCGATGTGCGGCGGTTCCTGGCCGGAGCCCCGCTCGACGCCGGGCCGCCGACGCTGCGCTATCGGCTGGGCAAACTGATCAGACGCCGCAAGATCGAAACCGCGGCGATCGCGCTGGCCGTGCTCGCGCTGGTGGGCCTGGCGGGCGCAGCGGTATACGTGGCGATCGAGCAGCGTGCGCAGGCCACGCGGCTGGCCGAGCAGACGCTGCGCTCCGACGCGGCCGCCGACTTTGCCCGCAGCGTTCTTTCGAGCGTGGACCCAGCCCGCGCGCGCGGAGCCGACACGACCCTGCTGCGCGAGATCCTCGACGACGCCGCCACGCGCGTCATCACGGAACTTGCCGACAACCCCGACGCCGCGATCGACATGCTCACGACGCTCGGCGTCGCGCACGCGCGCCTCGGCGACCTGCCCAAGGCGCTGACCCTGCTGCGCAACGCCTTTGATCGCGCGACCGCTCACGCCGGGCCGATCGCTGCCGTAACACTCGAAGCGGGCGCACACCTCGCGGGCGCTCTGACCGAGTCGGCCCGCTACGACGAAGCGATCGACCTGTTCGCCATCGTGCTCGACGGGCATATCACAACGCACGGACCCGACGCCGGCCCGACCGAGTCGGCCCAACTGAATCTTGCGACGGCCCTGGGGCGCGGGGGATACCCGGACCGCGCCGCCGCCGTGCTCGCCAGGCTCCACACTCAGCGCAAAGCCCGACTCGGCCCCGATCACGACGACACCCAGACCGCTGCCAACAACCTGGCCATCATGCTCTCGGACATGGGCGACGACGCCGGAGCCGCAGAGTTGCTGGCCCAGGTGCTCGAAGCCCAGAAACGAACAATCGGCGTCGATCACCCGCGGGCCATGACCACGGCCCACAACCTCGCGGCGGCCTACTCGGACATCGACAGGCTCGACGACGCCATCACGCTGCTCACAACCACGATCACGCACAAGAGCGCGGTTTTTGGCGACGAGCACCCGAGCACTCTGTCGAGTATCAGCGCGCTGGCCGGGCTGCTCTCGCGCCAGGGGCAGCATGCCGAGGCCGAAGCGATGTTCCGTCGCGCGCTGGCCGCGTCCGAAGCCAGCCCCAACGATCCGCGCCGCGCCGGGCTGCTCAACGGCATGGCCGGAGCGCTGTCGCGACAGGATCGCCACGACGAGGCCGAGCCGTTCGCACGCCAGGCCGCCGAACTGATGCGTTCGCTCGCCGGCCCCGATCATCCGCACACGCTGCAGGTGACAGCCAACTATGTGCGGCTGCTGCTGAGGCTCTCGCGGCTGGACGAAGCCCGCGCACTGGCCATTGACACCCACGCCCGCGCGCTCGAGCGCCTGGGCCCGGTGCACCCCATCCGCGTCGAACTGTGCATCGCCCTGGCGATCGCCAGCGCCGGGCTTGGAGAGGCGGACCAGGCGGCCACACTCCTGCGCGAGGCCATCGAGGCCTGCAACGCCGATGGCTCGACCGCGGCCGCAGCGCAGCGCGATCGACTCGCTGCGGCACTCGACGACATCGAAAACCCGTAA